The Henckelia pumila isolate YLH828 chromosome 2, ASM3356847v2, whole genome shotgun sequence genome includes a window with the following:
- the LOC140877917 gene encoding G-type lectin S-receptor-like serine/threonine-protein kinase At4g27290 has translation MESLLLLAFHLLLDFCMSSTSTDIISPIFRSVTDGETIVSSGGMFELGFFSPDNSNINNCYVGIWYKKITLGMAFSSVDIPNELGGIEPHVLFRVRDEQERGSSGKKRRILITSLISMIPMTLVSLSLILYIRKKNKDREVGKYNASEHEESELPFFKLATILEATKCFAIENKLGEGGFGPVYKGVLEGGQEIAVKRLSRTSTQGLDEFKNEAIFIAKLQHRNLVRLLGYCIQKDENMLIYEYMPNKSLDMILFDETTGDLLDWPKRFHIINGVARGILYLHQDSRLRIIHRDLKVSNILLDSDMNPKISDFGTVRSFGGSETEAKTSRVVGTYGYMSPEYAVDGIFSVKSDVFSFGVLVLEIVSGKGNRGFSHSYHHLNLLGHAWNLYKEERSHEVADASLRNYPRDLAQVIRSIHVGLLCVQQKPEDRPSMSSVVLMLGNDGALAEAKQPGFYTEREPIVAQDSTTTQVITNSPNQLTITALDPR, from the exons ATGGAAAGTCTTCTTCTTCTTGCTTTTCATCTCCTGCTGGATTTCTGCATGTCGTCCACCTCTACGGATATCATAAGTCCGATATTCCGAAGCGTTACGGATGGCGAGACCATCGTTTCATCTGGTGGGATGTTCGAGCTGGGATTCTTTAGTCCCGACAATTCCAACATTAATAATTGTTACGTCGGAATCTGGTACAAAAAGATCACTCTTGGAATGGCCTTTTCTTCAGTGGATATCCCAAACGAATTAGGAGGGATCGAACCCCACGTATTATTTCGAGTTCGTGATGAACAAGAACGAG GCTCTAGCGGAAAGAAGAGAAGAATACTCATCACAAGTTTGATATCAATGATTCCGATGACTCTTGTAAGTCTCAGTCTCATCCTGTATATTCggaagaagaataaagatagAGAAGTAG GAAAATACAATGCAAGTGAACACGAAGAGTCAGAGCTACCTTTCTTCAAATTAGCTACAATCCTCGAAGCTACGAAATGCTTTGCCATTGAAAACAAGCTTGGGGAAGGAGGTTTTGGACCTGTTTATAAG GGCGTGCTCGAAGGGGGACAAGAAATTGCAGTAAAACGGTTGTCAAGAACCTCTACACAAGGGCTCGATGAATTCAAGAATGAAGCGATCTTTATCGCAAAACTTCAGCACCGAAATCTCGTGAGGCTTCTGGGATACTGCATTCAAAAAGACGAAAATATGTTGATATATGAATACATGCCAAACAAAAGTcttgatatgattttatttg ATGAAACAACAGGTGATTTACTTGATTGGCCAAAACGTTTCCATATCATCAATGGAGTAGCCAGGGGAATTTTGTATCTTCATCAAGATTCCAGATTGAGGATTATTCACCGAGATCTCAAAGTCAGCAACATATTGCTGGACTCAGACATGAACCCGAAGATTTCGGACTTTGGAACAGTCAGGAGTTTCGGAGGCAGTGAGACAGAAGCTAAGACAAGCCGAGTTGTGGGGACATA TGGCTACATGTCTCCGGAGTACGCAGTTGATGGGATCTTCTCTGTGAAATCAGACGTCTTCAGCTTCGGGGTGCTAGTACTAGAAATCGTTAGTGGGAAGGGAAACAGAGGATTTTCGCATAGTTATCATCATCTGAACCTTCTTGGACAT GCATGGAACCTTTACAAAGAAGAAAGGTCGCATGAAGTGGCCGACGCCTCTCTACGAAATTATCCTCGAGATTTAGCTCAAGTGATAAGGTCGATCCATGTTGGTCTATTGTGTGTGCAACAGAAGCCTGAAGATAGACCAAGCATGTCCTCGGTGGTGTTGATGTTGGGCAACGACGGCGCGTTAGCCGAAGCTAAACAGCCTGGTTTCTACACAGAAAGAGAGCCCATTGTCGCCCAAGATTCAACGACCACACAGGTGATAACAAATTCACCTAATCAACTCACCATCACCGCGTTAGATCCCAGATAG